Genomic window (Enterobacteriaceae bacterium 4M9):
AGGCTGTTTGAGCGCGAAAGCTTTGCCCGCACCGAACCTCCCGCTTCATGACCTTGCGCTATGACAGGGGCGGTGCGCCCCTGTTAAACTGCGCCTCTTGTTCCTCACAACGACACGGTCCCATGAGTCAGAACGCTTTATTCAGCCAGCTTCCCGCCACTGACAAACTGCTGCGCGAGGAGGCCTTTGCTTCACTGAACGCCGAGTATGGTCACACTCGCCTGGTCGAGACGTTGCGCCAGATGCAGGACGAGGCACGTGGTGAAATCCGCACGCACCAGCGCCTGCCGGACTGGAGCCAGGACTGGGCGGGCGCGGCGCGCGCACGTCTGAGCCGTGCAGACGCCAGCGCTCTGCGCCCGGTGTTCAACCTGACGGGGACCGTGCTGCACACCAATCTGGGGCGCGCCGTGCAGGCCGAGGCGGCCGTTCTCGCGGTGGCAGACGTGATGCGTGCGCCGGTGACGCTGGAGTATGACCTGGACGGTGCCGGGCGCGGTCACCGCGACCGGGCGCTGGCAGACCTGTTGTGTGAGCTTACCGGTGCAGAAGATGCCTGTATTGTGAACAACAACGCGGCGGCGGTGCTGCTGATGCTGGCCGCTTGCGCGGGCGGCGGTGAAGTGGTGGTCTCGCGCGGTGAGCTGGTGGAAATTGGCGGGGCGTTTCGCATCCCGGACGTCATGCGCCAGGCCGGTTGCAGACTGCATGAAGTGGGTACCACTAACCGCACCCATCTCAAAGACTACCGCGAGGCGCTTAACGAGCACACCGCGCTACTGATGAAAGTCCATACCAGCAATTACCATATTGAAGGCTTTACCAAAGCGGTGAGCGAGGCAGAACTGGTGGCACTGGGCGAGACGTCTGGCGTGCCGCTGGTAACCGATCTCGGCAGCGGTTCGCTTATCGATCTGACCCAGTACGGTTTGCCTGAGGAACCGATGCCGCAAAACCTGATTGCCGCAGGCGTAAGTCTGGTGAGCTTTTCGGGCGATAAGCTGCTTGGCGGCCCGCAGGCCGGGATTATCGTCGGTAAAAAAGCACTGATTGCCCGCCTGCAATCCCACCCGCTTAAGCGCGCGCTGCGTGCCGACAAAATGACGCTGGCGGCACTTGAGGCCACGCTGCGCCTGTACCAACACCCGGAAAAACTGCGCGAGAGCCTGCCGACGCTGCGCCTGCTGACGCGCCCGGTGGACGAGATTACCGCCGCTGGCGAGCGCCTGCGGGAAGCGCTGGCAGCCCGTTTTCCCGATTTTACCCTGCGCGTTGAGCCTTGCCTGTCGCAAATCGGCAGCGGCTCGCTGCCGGTGGAGCGCCTTGCCAGCGCAGCGTTGACCTTCACGCCCGCAGACGGGCGCGGCAGTGCGCTGGAGGCGTTATCCGCCGAGCTGCGCGCACAGCCAAAACCGGTGATTGGGCGCATTGCAGACGGTCGCCTGTGGCTGGATTTACGTTGCCTTGAGGATGAAGCAGGCTTACTGGAGATGTTGCTGAAATGATTATTGCCACCGCCGGACACGTTGACCACGGCAAAACCACGCTGCTTGAAGCGCTCACAGGCGTTAACGCCTCGCGCCTGCCGGAAGAAAAAAAGCGCGGCATGACCATCGACCTCGGCTACGCCTACTGGCCGCAGCCCGATGGCAGAATCATTGGCTTTATCGACGTGCCGGGCCATGAAAAGTTTCTGGCGAATATGCTGGCGGGCGTGGGCGGTATCGATCGTGCGCTGCTGGTGGTGGCCTGCGATGACGGCGTGATGGCGCAAACGCGGGAGCATCTGGCGATTCTGGCGCTCACCGGTCGCCCGCAGTTAACGGTGGCACTGACCAAAGCCGATCGCGTGAGCGATGAGCGGGTGGCGAAGGTGCGCGACGAGGTGCTGCACACCGTGACAGAGATGGGCTGGACAGACGCTGAACTGTTTGTAACGGCCGCAACCCAGGGCCTGGGCATTGAGGCGTTAGCCGGGCATCTGCGCCAGCTTGCAGAGCGGCCGCATCCGGCTGATAAGCGCTTTCGCCTGGCCATCGACCGCGCCTTTACCGTAAAGGGCGCAGGCCTGGTGGTGACCGGTACGGCGCTGTCGGGCGAGGTCAACGTGGGCGACAGCCTGTGGCTCACCGGCAGCGAGAAGCCAATGCGCGTGCGCGGGCTGCACGCGCAAAACCAGCCGGTGGAGCGCGCCCACGCGGGCCAGCGTATTGCGCTTAACATCGCCGGTGACGCCGAAAAAGCCGATATTCAGCGCGGCGACTGGCTGCTTGCCACGCGAGCGCCGGAGCCGGTCTCGCGGGTGGTTGTCCAGCTTGAAAGCCATGCGCCGCTGCAACAGTGGCAGCCGCTGCATGTGCACCACGCGGCAAGCCACATCACCGGGCGCGTGTCGCTGCTGGAAAACGACCATGCCGAACTGGTGCTTGATGTGCCGCTGTGGCTTGCCGATAACGACAGGCTGGTGCTGCGCGACATCAGCGCCCGCCACACGCTGGCCGGTGCGCGCGTGCTGCTGCTCGACCCGCCACGGCGCGGTAAACGCCGCCAGCCCTTTCTTGACTGGCTGGCCGGGTTGAACCAGGCCCGTGACGATGAACAGGCGTTCAGCGCCTGGTTACAGCGCGGGGCGGTTTCGCTACCTGCCTTTGCCTGGGCGCGCCAGCTGGCGCAGCCGGGGCTGGAAAAACTGTTGCAGCGCCCAGGCCTGCTGCGGGCCGGGGATTACGTCCTCAGCCCGGAAGTGGCCGCAGGCTGGCAGCAGACGCTTTTGAAAACGCTCGCGACTTACCATGAGCAGCATGACGATCAGCCAGGACCGGGGCGCGAGCGCCTGCGGCGCATGGCGCTTCCGGCAGAGAACGAAGCGCTGGTGCTGGAGCTGATTGAGCATCTGCGCCATGAAGGGCTGCTGGAAAGCCAGCAGGGCTGGCTACAGCTTCCCGGCCACAAGCCGGGCTTTTCCGGTGAGCAGCAGGCGCTGTGGGAAAAAGTCGAAGCGCTGTTTGGCGACGAGCCGTGGTGGGTGCGCGATCTGGCAAACGAAACCGGGCAGGATGAGCAGAAAATGCGCCAGTTCCTGCGCCTTGCTGCCCGCCAGGGGCTGATCACCGCGATCGTCAAAGACCGCTACTATCGTCGCGATCGGATCCTCGAATTTGCCGGACTTATCCGCAGACTGGACTGTGACGGCGGAGCCACCAGCGCGGCCGATTTTCGCGACAATCTGGGCGTAGGCCGCAAGCTCGCCATTCAAATCCTCGAATACTTCAACCGCATCGGTTACACCCGGCGGCGCGGCAACGAGCACGTGCTGCGCGATGCCCGGCTGTTCAGCGCCGACTGACTGCGCTGCGTATCAGGGCCGTGGCCTCGCGCGCGGTCCTGATAACCACATCCCCGTCACGGTTTTGTTTGCCGCTATCATTATAGTTCATGGTGTTAATGACAACATGGAGACGTACGATGGCTGCATCCTTTTTCTATATCCCTTCTGTGAACGTGATTGGCCAGCATTCAGTAAAAGATGCGCTGGATTTTATCGCCGACCGGGGTTTCAGGCGTGCGCTTATCGTGACCGACCGCGGCCTGGCAGGGTTGAAGGTCCCTGCCGCGCTGTGCCGTGAGCTGACGCAGCGTGGCGTTGGCTCCATTGTTTACGATGAAACTCACCCAAACCCGACGACCGCCAACGTGGAAGCAGGCCTTGAGTTACTGCGCCAGAATGAGTGCGACTGTGTGATATCGCTCGGTGGCGGCAGTCCCCACGACTGCGCGAAAGGCATTGCGCTGGTGGCGACCAACGGTGGCGATATCCGCGACTATGAGGGCGTAGACCGGTCAGCACTGCCACAACTGCCGATGGTGGCCATTAACACCACCGCCGGCACGGCTTCGGAAATGACGCGTTTTTGTATCATTACCGACGAAGATCGCCACATTAAGATGGCTATTGTTGATAAGCACGTTACGCCGCTGATGTCGGTTAACGACCCTGAGTTGATGATGGGCATGCCGCCCTCGCTTACCGCCGCAACCGGTATGGATGCGCTCACTCACGCCATTGAAGCCTATGTGTCAACCGCTGCAACGCCGATTACTGACGCCTGCGCGCTCAAGGCTATTTCGATGATTGCCCAGTCGTTACCGATGGCGGTTGAGCATGGCGACAATCAGGCGGCCCGTGAAGCGATGGCCTGGGCGCAGTTTATGGCCGGGATGGCGTTTAACAATGCGTCACTGGGCTACGTGCATGCGATGGCGCACCAGCTTGGCGGTTTTTACAACCTGCCGCACGGCGTGTGCAACGCCGTACTGCTGCCGCACGTGCAGAGCTTCAACAG
Coding sequences:
- the selA gene encoding L-seryl-tRNA(Sec) selenium transferase, translated to MSQNALFSQLPATDKLLREEAFASLNAEYGHTRLVETLRQMQDEARGEIRTHQRLPDWSQDWAGAARARLSRADASALRPVFNLTGTVLHTNLGRAVQAEAAVLAVADVMRAPVTLEYDLDGAGRGHRDRALADLLCELTGAEDACIVNNNAAAVLLMLAACAGGGEVVVSRGELVEIGGAFRIPDVMRQAGCRLHEVGTTNRTHLKDYREALNEHTALLMKVHTSNYHIEGFTKAVSEAELVALGETSGVPLVTDLGSGSLIDLTQYGLPEEPMPQNLIAAGVSLVSFSGDKLLGGPQAGIIVGKKALIARLQSHPLKRALRADKMTLAALEATLRLYQHPEKLRESLPTLRLLTRPVDEITAAGERLREALAARFPDFTLRVEPCLSQIGSGSLPVERLASAALTFTPADGRGSALEALSAELRAQPKPVIGRIADGRLWLDLRCLEDEAGLLEMLLK
- the selB gene encoding selenocysteine-specific translation elongation factor, yielding MIIATAGHVDHGKTTLLEALTGVNASRLPEEKKRGMTIDLGYAYWPQPDGRIIGFIDVPGHEKFLANMLAGVGGIDRALLVVACDDGVMAQTREHLAILALTGRPQLTVALTKADRVSDERVAKVRDEVLHTVTEMGWTDAELFVTAATQGLGIEALAGHLRQLAERPHPADKRFRLAIDRAFTVKGAGLVVTGTALSGEVNVGDSLWLTGSEKPMRVRGLHAQNQPVERAHAGQRIALNIAGDAEKADIQRGDWLLATRAPEPVSRVVVQLESHAPLQQWQPLHVHHAASHITGRVSLLENDHAELVLDVPLWLADNDRLVLRDISARHTLAGARVLLLDPPRRGKRRQPFLDWLAGLNQARDDEQAFSAWLQRGAVSLPAFAWARQLAQPGLEKLLQRPGLLRAGDYVLSPEVAAGWQQTLLKTLATYHEQHDDQPGPGRERLRRMALPAENEALVLELIEHLRHEGLLESQQGWLQLPGHKPGFSGEQQALWEKVEALFGDEPWWVRDLANETGQDEQKMRQFLRLAARQGLITAIVKDRYYRRDRILEFAGLIRRLDCDGGATSAADFRDNLGVGRKLAIQILEYFNRIGYTRRRGNEHVLRDARLFSAD
- the yiaY gene encoding L-threonine dehydrogenase gives rise to the protein MAASFFYIPSVNVIGQHSVKDALDFIADRGFRRALIVTDRGLAGLKVPAALCRELTQRGVGSIVYDETHPNPTTANVEAGLELLRQNECDCVISLGGGSPHDCAKGIALVATNGGDIRDYEGVDRSALPQLPMVAINTTAGTASEMTRFCIITDEDRHIKMAIVDKHVTPLMSVNDPELMMGMPPSLTAATGMDALTHAIEAYVSTAATPITDACALKAISMIAQSLPMAVEHGDNQAAREAMAWAQFMAGMAFNNASLGYVHAMAHQLGGFYNLPHGVCNAVLLPHVQSFNSKVAAERLRDCASAMGVPVKGMDAAQGAEACIDAIKALASRVKIPAGLSELGVKEEDIPVLATNALNDACALTNPIQASHEEIMGIFRTAM